In a single window of the Cytophagia bacterium CHB2 genome:
- a CDS encoding PQQ-like beta-propeller repeat protein has translation ALDAETGAEQWRFATEGVKFNPVEFGFDRCAIISSPAISEDAVVFGGRDGFLYALERGTGKERWRFDHEISWVISSPAIYNGAAITGTSDGRFVQAVNLATGKEQWRFNATETVWSSPTVCDSLVYFGDGGGNVFAVHARNGAEQWRFKTRDRIFSSPIVSEGVVYIGSDDGYLYALTGATSNGSKARKAKRAVYWEASKGFNWFRHDVDEQIRDYFVREGYELLEAQGLARFMQESIANRSSSVVVFAASRVPATVIDDSSEAALLRKYLNAGGKVVWLGAPPLVYRRDPKTDQVTELDFTIPERIVGVRYQGQSALGVNGWYRSSVTREGMQWGLLRDWWIGGFAVNEAQVTTVLGRDEQGNASAWVKNYGGREGTGLVQLWHKREGSEDLVAIKAVAEYGLR, from the coding sequence CGCGCTCGACGCTGAAACCGGCGCGGAGCAATGGCGCTTCGCCACCGAGGGCGTGAAATTCAACCCCGTGGAGTTTGGTTTTGATCGTTGCGCCATCATCTCCTCGCCTGCGATCAGCGAGGACGCGGTGGTGTTCGGCGGGCGCGACGGTTTTTTGTATGCCCTCGAACGCGGCACGGGCAAAGAACGTTGGCGCTTTGATCATGAAATTTCGTGGGTCATCTCTTCGCCCGCGATTTACAACGGCGCGGCGATCACCGGCACTTCCGATGGCCGCTTCGTGCAAGCCGTCAATCTCGCCACGGGCAAAGAGCAATGGCGTTTCAACGCCACTGAAACGGTTTGGTCTTCGCCCACGGTGTGCGACTCGCTCGTTTATTTCGGCGACGGCGGCGGCAACGTGTTCGCCGTGCATGCGCGCAACGGCGCGGAGCAATGGCGCTTCAAAACACGCGACCGCATTTTCTCTTCGCCGATCGTGAGCGAGGGCGTGGTTTATATCGGCAGCGACGACGGCTATCTTTATGCGCTCACCGGCGCGACTTCGAATGGCTCCAAAGCGCGCAAAGCGAAACGCGCGGTTTATTGGGAAGCGAGCAAAGGCTTCAATTGGTTTCGCCACGACGTTGATGAACAAATTCGCGATTATTTCGTGCGCGAAGGATATGAGCTACTCGAGGCGCAAGGCCTAGCGCGGTTCATGCAAGAAAGCATTGCGAACCGCTCGTCGAGCGTGGTCGTGTTCGCCGCGAGCCGCGTACCTGCAACCGTGATCGATGACTCTTCCGAAGCCGCGCTATTGCGAAAATATTTGAATGCCGGCGGCAAAGTGGTGTGGCTCGGCGCGCCGCCGTTGGTTTATCGACGCGATCCGAAAACCGATCAGGTGACAGAGTTGGATTTCACGATTCCGGAGCGCATCGTTGGCGTGCGGTATCAAGGCCAGAGCGCCCTCGGCGTCAACGGATGGTATCGTTCTTCCGTTACGCGCGAGGGCATGCAATGGGGCTTGCTGCGCGATTGGTGGATCGGCGGCTTTGCCGTGAACGAAGCGCAAGTGACAACCGTGCTCGGCCGCGATGAACAAGGCAATGCTTCCGCCTGGGTGAAAAACTACGGCGGTCGCGAAGGCACCGGCCTCGTGCAACTCTGGCATAAACGCGAAGGCTCGGAAGATCTCGTTGCCATCAAAGCCGTCGCGGAATACGGACTTCGTTGA